Sequence from the Egibacter rhizosphaerae genome:
CGCGCGCCTGCGGGCGATGGGCCTTCGGGCCTGGACCGCGCTGAACTACCCGCACAAGCCGGGGATGGCCGAGTGGCTCAACGCCTACAGCGCGGAGCTGGCGGCCGCACACCCCGAGGTGGTGCACTCCGCCACCTTCTACCCGGAGCCGGAAGCCGACCGTTACGTCGGCGAGGCGCTCGAGCAGGGTGCACGGGTGTTCAAGGTGCACCTGCAGGTCGGGGGTTACGACCCGCGGCACCCGTGTCTCGCGCCGGTGTGGCGACGGTTGGAGTTCGCCGGGGTGCCGGTCGTCGTCCACTGCGGGTCAGGGCCCCAGCCGGGGGCGTACACCGGGCCCGGACCGTTCGGTGAGGTGCTCGCCGCCCACCCGGAGCTCGTGGCGGTCATCGCGCACATGGGCGGCCCCGAGTACCGGGAGTTCCTCGACCTGGCCCTCGCCTACCCGCGGGTGCACCTGGACACGACGATGACGTTCACCGACTTCATGGAGGGCACGCTCGGCTCCGCCTACCCACTGGAGCTGCGGGACCGGCTCGCCGACGTGCCCGAACGCGTGGTGCTGGGAACCGACTTCCCCAACATCCCCCATCGCTACGCCCACCAGCTCGAGGCGCTGCGCCGACTCCACCTCGGCCCCGCATGGCTGCGGGCGGTCTGCCACGACAACCCGGCGCGGCTGCTCGGCCTCGCCTCCACGTGAGGTGCGCCGGTGCGAGGTCACTGCCCCCTCGCTTCCACGTGAGGTGCGCCGGTGCGAGGTCACTGCCCCCTCGCTTCCACGTGAGGTGCGCCGGTGCGAGGTCACTGGCTCGCACCGCCCTCCGGGCGGGCACCGTCAGCGAGGCGCGGTGACCGCGCGCGGTCGCAGGAGGCTGCC
This genomic interval carries:
- a CDS encoding amidohydrolase family protein, translated to MVSLPPPLESDADVPAFAAALGVEGLVDLHVHFMPQRVLEKVWAFFDRVEDPGPWPIQYREDEASRLARLRAMGLRAWTALNYPHKPGMAEWLNAYSAELAAAHPEVVHSATFYPEPEADRYVGEALEQGARVFKVHLQVGGYDPRHPCLAPVWRRLEFAGVPVVVHCGSGPQPGAYTGPGPFGEVLAAHPELVAVIAHMGGPEYREFLDLALAYPRVHLDTTMTFTDFMEGTLGSAYPLELRDRLADVPERVVLGTDFPNIPHRYAHQLEALRRLHLGPAWLRAVCHDNPARLLGLAST